In Labrus bergylta chromosome 11, fLabBer1.1, whole genome shotgun sequence, one genomic interval encodes:
- the LOC109989270 gene encoding dehydrogenase/reductase SDR family member 13 isoform X1, protein MSLLLCLVAGAVSFYVILYYGVFRGARYSSSVKLKGKTAIVTGFNVSELLTNTGSNTGIGKATALDLARRGARVILACRNKEKAETAAYDIRRETGNNQVVFMQLDLASLKSVRSFAENFLKTEPRLDLLINNAGVMGPGQTEDGFGMAFGVNHLGHFLLTNLLLERLQKCGPSRVVNVSALLHRLGSIDFPLLASKKDLVSGQSTWHNFQAYSSSKLCNVLFTRELANRLEGTSVTCYSLHPGVIYTELCRSMSLWQQLLLSPFAKLFFLDPEGGSQTTLHCALQEGIEPLSGRYFSSCALQQVGTRGRDDALAKKLWEVSERLTGL, encoded by the exons ATGTCGCTGCTGCTTTGCCTCGTAGCGGGAGCAGTTTCCTTTTATGTGATACTTTACTACGGTGTGTTCAGAGGAGCCAGGTACTCAAGTTCAGTGAAGCTAAAGGGGAAGACGGCCATTGTTACAG GGTTTAATGTATCTGAATTATTGACCAACACAGGAAGCAACACTGGCATTGGGAAGGCGACGGCGCTGGATTTGGCGAGGAGAGGAGCCAGAGTGATCCTGGCCTGCCGCAACAAGGAGAAGGCTGAGACGGCTGCTTACGACATCCGCAGA GAGACTGGGAACAATCAGGTGGTGTTCATGCAGTTGGATCTAGCGAGTTTGAAGTCCGTTCGAAGCTTTGCCGAAAACTTCCTGAAGACTGAACCCAGACTGGACCTCCTCATCAACAACGCAG GTGTGATGGGGCCAGGACAGACTGAGGATGGTTTTGGCATGGCGTTCGGTGTGAACCACCTGGGTCACTTCCTGCTCACTAACCTCCTCCTGGAGCGTCTGCAGAAGTGCGGTCCCAGTCGGGTGGTCAACGTCTCTGCTCTTCTGCATCGCCTGGGCAGCATCGACTTCCCTCTTCTAGCCTCCAAGAAGGATTTGGTGTCCGGTCAGTCCACCTGGCACAACTTTCAGGCCTACAGCAGTAGCAAGCTGTGTAATGTGCTCTTTACCAGGGAGCTGGCCAACAGGCTGGAGGGCACCAGCGTCACCTGCTACAGTCTGCACCCAG GAGTCATCTACACAGAACTGTGTCGCAGTATGAGCCTCTGGCAGCAGCTCCTCTTGTCTCCTTTTGCCAAGCTCTTCTTCCTTGACCCTGAGGGGGGGTCCCAGACCACTTTGCACTGTGCCCTGCAGGAGGGGATCGAACCTCTCAGTGGGCGCTACTTCTCTAGCTGTGCTCTGCAGCAAGTTGGGACCCGGGGACGAGATGA
- the LOC109989270 gene encoding dehydrogenase/reductase SDR family member 13 isoform X2 gives MSLLLCLVAGAVSFYVILYYGVFRGARYSSSVKLKGKTAIVTGSNTGIGKATALDLARRGARVILACRNKEKAETAAYDIRRETGNNQVVFMQLDLASLKSVRSFAENFLKTEPRLDLLINNAGVMGPGQTEDGFGMAFGVNHLGHFLLTNLLLERLQKCGPSRVVNVSALLHRLGSIDFPLLASKKDLVSGQSTWHNFQAYSSSKLCNVLFTRELANRLEGTSVTCYSLHPGVIYTELCRSMSLWQQLLLSPFAKLFFLDPEGGSQTTLHCALQEGIEPLSGRYFSSCALQQVGTRGRDDALAKKLWEVSERLTGL, from the exons ATGTCGCTGCTGCTTTGCCTCGTAGCGGGAGCAGTTTCCTTTTATGTGATACTTTACTACGGTGTGTTCAGAGGAGCCAGGTACTCAAGTTCAGTGAAGCTAAAGGGGAAGACGGCCATTGTTACAG GAAGCAACACTGGCATTGGGAAGGCGACGGCGCTGGATTTGGCGAGGAGAGGAGCCAGAGTGATCCTGGCCTGCCGCAACAAGGAGAAGGCTGAGACGGCTGCTTACGACATCCGCAGA GAGACTGGGAACAATCAGGTGGTGTTCATGCAGTTGGATCTAGCGAGTTTGAAGTCCGTTCGAAGCTTTGCCGAAAACTTCCTGAAGACTGAACCCAGACTGGACCTCCTCATCAACAACGCAG GTGTGATGGGGCCAGGACAGACTGAGGATGGTTTTGGCATGGCGTTCGGTGTGAACCACCTGGGTCACTTCCTGCTCACTAACCTCCTCCTGGAGCGTCTGCAGAAGTGCGGTCCCAGTCGGGTGGTCAACGTCTCTGCTCTTCTGCATCGCCTGGGCAGCATCGACTTCCCTCTTCTAGCCTCCAAGAAGGATTTGGTGTCCGGTCAGTCCACCTGGCACAACTTTCAGGCCTACAGCAGTAGCAAGCTGTGTAATGTGCTCTTTACCAGGGAGCTGGCCAACAGGCTGGAGGGCACCAGCGTCACCTGCTACAGTCTGCACCCAG GAGTCATCTACACAGAACTGTGTCGCAGTATGAGCCTCTGGCAGCAGCTCCTCTTGTCTCCTTTTGCCAAGCTCTTCTTCCTTGACCCTGAGGGGGGGTCCCAGACCACTTTGCACTGTGCCCTGCAGGAGGGGATCGAACCTCTCAGTGGGCGCTACTTCTCTAGCTGTGCTCTGCAGCAAGTTGGGACCCGGGGACGAGATGA